One stretch of Novosphingobium pentaromativorans US6-1 DNA includes these proteins:
- a CDS encoding quinone-dependent dihydroorotate dehydrogenase, which translates to MRRGVIYSLLRPALFRIDAEKAHGLALKALKHAPTSRPPAFAPSLATRVAGIDFANPVGMAAGFDKDGEVPDALLGLGFGFAEVGSITPLPQSGNPKPRLFRLVEDRAVINRMGFNNGGAQAAVDRLEARLGRPGVVGINIGANKDSPDRVADYATMARLMAPLAGYLAVNISSPNTPGLRALQDESALTGLLDAVIEARGAVCGEDGPPIFLKVAPDLEPADVDAISRIAMDRKLGALIVSNTTISRPPLSSPHAGESGGLSGAPLRDLAQQRLRDFRKATGGAMPLVGVGGIATAEDAWARIRAGASLVQLYSAMVYEGPGIAKAIAKGLERLMKRDGFATVAEAVGTE; encoded by the coding sequence ATGCGACGCGGCGTGATCTACTCCCTTCTTCGCCCCGCTCTGTTCCGAATCGATGCCGAAAAGGCCCATGGCCTCGCGCTCAAGGCCCTGAAGCACGCGCCGACGTCGCGGCCGCCGGCTTTCGCCCCCAGCCTCGCAACGCGAGTCGCGGGAATCGACTTCGCCAATCCGGTCGGCATGGCGGCCGGGTTCGACAAGGATGGCGAAGTGCCCGATGCCCTGCTCGGCCTGGGCTTCGGATTTGCCGAAGTCGGCTCGATCACGCCTTTGCCGCAAAGCGGCAATCCCAAACCGCGCCTTTTCCGCCTCGTAGAGGACCGCGCGGTGATCAATCGCATGGGATTCAACAATGGCGGCGCCCAGGCGGCGGTCGATCGGCTCGAAGCGCGGCTGGGCAGGCCCGGAGTCGTCGGCATCAACATTGGCGCGAACAAGGATTCGCCCGACCGCGTGGCCGACTATGCGACCATGGCCCGTCTCATGGCGCCGCTTGCCGGCTACCTGGCCGTCAACATTTCCAGTCCGAACACCCCGGGGCTACGCGCCCTGCAGGACGAATCGGCCCTGACCGGTCTGCTCGATGCCGTGATCGAGGCGCGCGGCGCGGTCTGCGGAGAAGACGGACCGCCGATCTTCCTCAAGGTTGCGCCCGACCTCGAACCGGCGGACGTCGATGCGATCTCCCGCATTGCCATGGACCGCAAGCTGGGCGCGCTTATCGTTTCGAACACCACGATCTCCCGCCCTCCCCTCTCTTCTCCGCATGCCGGGGAAAGTGGCGGCCTCTCGGGCGCGCCGCTGCGCGACCTGGCCCAGCAGCGCCTGCGCGATTTCCGCAAGGCGACAGGTGGAGCGATGCCGCTGGTCGGTGTTGGCGGCATCGCCACGGCCGAAGACGCCTGGGCGCGCATTCGTGCCGGGGCCAGCCTCGTGCAGCTTTACAGTGCGATGGTTTACGAAGGACCGGGAATCGCCAAGGCGATCGCCAAGGGGCTGGAGCGGCTGATGAAGCGCGACGGGTTCGCGACCGTCGCCGAGGCCGTGGGGACCGAATGA
- a CDS encoding SUF system Fe-S cluster assembly regulator, protein MRLSSMADYAVVIMSAAARHCGGARVSAGQLAEETGLPGPTVQKLVSKLTGAGLMRSSRGVGGGLKLARPPAAISIADIVEAVEGPIALTACLEQGKHDCTLEGTCNMQPHWPQVNAALRGALAQVSLVQLVEEVE, encoded by the coding sequence ATGCGCCTTTCGAGCATGGCAGATTACGCCGTCGTCATCATGTCCGCTGCAGCGCGGCATTGTGGCGGTGCGCGCGTGTCGGCCGGCCAACTCGCCGAGGAAACCGGGCTTCCCGGACCCACGGTGCAGAAGCTCGTTAGCAAACTTACCGGCGCAGGGCTGATGCGCAGCTCGCGCGGCGTCGGCGGGGGACTGAAGCTGGCAAGACCGCCGGCGGCAATCTCCATCGCCGACATCGTCGAGGCAGTCGAGGGGCCGATCGCGCTCACCGCCTGCCTCGAACAAGGAAAACACGACTGTACGCTGGAGGGGACCTGCAACATGCAACCGCACTGGCCGCAAGTGAACGCGGCGTTGCGCGGGGCACTGGCGCAGGTTTCGCTGGTCCAGCTCGTCGAGGAAGTGGAATGA
- a CDS encoding AMP-dependent synthetase/ligase, translating to MDLADFDKSTNIVSLFLARADALRDAPMLWSKRGGDWISLSWAQVAREVCLIAQSLRQMGLKAGDRVVIVSENRPEWCIADLGIMAAGCVTVPTYTTNTVRDHIHILENSGARAAIVSTEKLARQLLPAIVQTDLCRHVVGMERVPGMQGGVYETYDWDALLTGDPVAARAEAEARLVDVNRQDLACIIYTSGTGGAPRGVRQHHGMLLTNIAGAAEIIRDDFGWDAGETFLSFLPLSHAYEHTGGQFFPIGLGGQIYYAEGLDKLASNIEEVRPTIMVVVPRLFEVLRTRIMKQIEKQGALPARLMHLALAVAARKAAGQRRLTDYPLDLLLEHTLRPKIRARFGGRNKALVSGGAPLNPEIGVFFDAMGLTLLQGYGQTEAGPVISCNRPAAGLAMDTVGPPLRGVEVRIAEDGEILTRGELVMHGYWQNEAASANVLIEGWLHTGDIGHFDDAGRIRITDRKKDMIVNDKGDNISPQKVESMLTLQPEIAQAMVSGDRRPYAVALIVPDADWALEWSRLNDIPFDIRALQDLPVFRNAIRGAIDRVNADLSVIEKVRQFVFADEPFSIENEMMTPSLKIRRHKVREAYGERIDLLYRN from the coding sequence ATGGATCTTGCCGATTTCGACAAGAGTACGAACATCGTTTCGCTGTTCCTGGCGCGCGCGGACGCCCTGCGCGATGCCCCGATGCTGTGGAGCAAGCGCGGCGGCGATTGGATTTCGCTCAGCTGGGCGCAAGTGGCGCGCGAGGTCTGCCTGATCGCGCAATCGCTGCGGCAGATGGGCCTCAAGGCGGGCGACCGGGTTGTCATCGTCTCGGAAAACCGGCCCGAATGGTGCATCGCCGATCTCGGCATCATGGCGGCCGGCTGCGTTACCGTGCCGACCTACACGACCAATACCGTGCGCGATCACATCCATATCCTCGAAAATTCGGGTGCTAGGGCTGCGATCGTCTCGACCGAGAAGCTGGCGCGCCAGCTTCTGCCGGCCATCGTCCAGACCGACCTGTGCCGCCATGTCGTGGGGATGGAGCGGGTCCCGGGGATGCAGGGCGGCGTTTACGAGACCTACGATTGGGACGCGCTCCTCACCGGCGATCCGGTGGCGGCGCGCGCCGAGGCTGAGGCGCGGCTGGTGGACGTCAACCGGCAGGACCTGGCCTGCATCATCTACACCAGCGGCACCGGCGGAGCGCCGCGCGGGGTGCGCCAGCATCACGGCATGTTGCTGACCAACATCGCCGGCGCGGCGGAGATCATCCGCGACGATTTCGGCTGGGATGCCGGAGAGACCTTCCTGTCCTTCCTCCCGCTCAGCCATGCCTATGAGCACACCGGCGGGCAGTTCTTCCCGATCGGCCTGGGCGGACAGATCTACTACGCCGAGGGCCTCGACAAGCTGGCGTCCAATATCGAGGAAGTGCGCCCGACGATCATGGTCGTCGTGCCGCGCCTCTTCGAAGTCTTGCGCACGCGCATCATGAAGCAGATCGAAAAGCAGGGTGCCCTGCCCGCGCGGCTGATGCATCTGGCGCTGGCCGTGGCGGCGCGCAAGGCGGCCGGGCAACGGCGCCTGACCGACTATCCGCTGGACCTGCTGCTCGAACATACCCTGCGGCCCAAGATCCGCGCGCGCTTCGGCGGGCGCAACAAGGCGCTGGTTTCCGGAGGCGCGCCGCTCAATCCCGAAATCGGCGTATTTTTCGATGCGATGGGCCTGACCCTGCTGCAGGGCTATGGCCAGACCGAGGCCGGTCCGGTGATCAGCTGCAACCGGCCCGCGGCGGGGCTGGCGATGGATACCGTGGGCCCGCCCTTGCGCGGGGTCGAGGTCCGGATTGCCGAGGATGGCGAGATCCTGACCCGCGGCGAACTGGTCATGCATGGCTACTGGCAGAACGAGGCGGCCTCGGCCAATGTCCTGATCGAAGGCTGGCTGCATACCGGCGACATCGGCCATTTCGACGATGCCGGGCGGATCAGGATCACCGACCGCAAGAAGGACATGATCGTCAACGACAAGGGCGACAACATCTCGCCCCAGAAAGTCGAATCGATGCTGACCCTGCAGCCGGAAATCGCGCAGGCCATGGTCAGCGGCGACCGGCGGCCCTACGCCGTCGCGCTCATCGTACCCGATGCGGACTGGGCGCTGGAGTGGAGCCGTCTCAACGACATTCCCTTCGACATCAGGGCCCTTCAGGACCTGCCCGTGTTCCGCAACGCGATCCGCGGCGCCATCGACCGGGTCAATGCCGATCTCTCTGTCATCGAAAAGGTTCGCCAGTTCGTCTTCGCCGACGAACCATTCTCGATCGAGAACGAGATGATGACGCCCAGCTTGAAGATCCGTCGCCACAAGGTGCGCGAGGCCTACGGCGAGCGGATCGACCTTCTCTACCGCAACTGA
- the sufB gene encoding Fe-S cluster assembly protein SufB, whose translation MTEETIQPELRDQAARDAAARVADYEHGWVADIEQEFGPKGLSEDTVRFISAKKEEPEWMLEWRLKAYRRWLEMTPPDWAKLDVPPIDYQEAYYWAAPKKKDGPKSLDEVDPDILKVYEKLGIPLEEQKVLAGVEGARKVAVDAVFDSVSVATTFRKELEQAGVIFRSISEAIREYPELVRKWLGKVVPQHDNYFAALNCAVFSDGTFVYIPEGVRCPMELSTYFRINAENTGQFERTLIIAEKGSYVSYLEGCTAPMRDENQLHAAVVELVALEDAEIKYSTVQNWYPGDAQGKGGIYNFVTKRGLCQGARSKISWTQVETGSAITWKYPSCVLNGEDSVGEFYSVAVTNNYQQADTGTKMIHNGKGSRSTIISKGISAGKSNNTYRGLVRVAAGADGVRNFTQCDSLLLGKECGAHTVPYIEVKNPSAQIEHEATTSKISDDQLFYAMQRGLDTEEAVALIVNGFAKEVLQQLPMEFAVEAQKLLGISLEGSVG comes from the coding sequence ATGACCGAGGAAACGATCCAACCTGAACTGCGCGATCAGGCCGCGCGAGACGCGGCCGCACGCGTGGCCGACTACGAGCACGGCTGGGTTGCCGACATCGAGCAGGAATTCGGGCCCAAAGGGCTTTCCGAAGATACCGTCCGATTCATCTCCGCCAAGAAGGAGGAGCCGGAATGGATGCTCGAGTGGCGCCTGAAGGCCTATCGCCGCTGGCTCGAGATGACCCCGCCCGACTGGGCCAAGCTCGACGTGCCGCCGATCGACTACCAGGAAGCCTACTATTGGGCCGCGCCCAAGAAGAAGGACGGCCCCAAGTCGCTCGACGAGGTCGATCCCGACATTCTCAAGGTCTACGAGAAGCTGGGCATCCCGCTCGAGGAACAGAAGGTCCTCGCCGGCGTCGAGGGCGCGCGCAAGGTCGCGGTCGATGCCGTGTTCGACTCGGTCTCGGTCGCCACGACCTTCCGCAAGGAACTGGAGCAGGCCGGCGTCATCTTCCGCTCGATCTCCGAGGCGATCCGCGAATATCCCGAGCTGGTCAGGAAGTGGCTGGGCAAGGTCGTGCCCCAGCATGACAACTACTTCGCTGCCCTGAACTGCGCGGTCTTCTCCGATGGGACCTTCGTCTACATTCCCGAAGGCGTGCGCTGCCCGATGGAGCTGTCGACCTATTTCCGCATCAATGCCGAGAATACCGGCCAGTTCGAGCGTACCCTGATCATTGCCGAGAAGGGCAGCTACGTCTCGTACCTCGAAGGCTGCACCGCGCCGATGCGCGATGAGAACCAGCTGCACGCCGCCGTGGTCGAGCTGGTCGCGCTCGAGGATGCCGAGATCAAGTACTCGACGGTGCAGAACTGGTACCCGGGCGATGCCCAGGGGAAGGGCGGCATCTACAACTTCGTGACCAAGCGCGGCCTGTGCCAGGGCGCACGCTCGAAGATTTCGTGGACCCAAGTCGAAACCGGTTCGGCGATCACCTGGAAGTACCCGAGCTGCGTCCTCAACGGCGAGGATTCGGTGGGCGAGTTCTATTCGGTCGCGGTCACCAACAACTATCAGCAGGCCGATACCGGCACCAAGATGATCCACAACGGCAAGGGCAGCCGCTCGACGATCATCTCCAAGGGCATTTCGGCGGGCAAGTCGAACAACACCTATCGCGGTCTCGTCCGCGTGGCGGCGGGTGCCGATGGCGTGCGCAACTTCACCCAGTGCGATTCGCTGCTGCTGGGCAAGGAGTGCGGCGCCCACACCGTGCCCTATATAGAAGTGAAGAACCCCTCGGCGCAGATCGAGCACGAGGCGACCACCAGCAAGATCAGCGACGACCAGCTGTTCTACGCCATGCAGCGCGGCCTCGACACCGAGGAAGCGGTGGCGCTTATCGTCAACGGTTTCGCCAAGGAAGTCTTGCAGCAACTGCCGATGGAATTCGCGGTCGAGGCGCAGAAGCTTCTCGGCATCTCTCTGGAAGGAAGCGTAGGCTAA
- a CDS encoding endonuclease domain-containing protein, which produces MTERKTLGVSKADAPKADARSSFNVTGARLERLKERARDQRRNPTEAQEALWAELSGSKLGGVKFTRQAVVGSAIVDFACPSRWIVVSLSTADANPEVETLQDKKLSDVGIRVLRFSEEAVLGDRESVMKTIVSEINKPFDKRSARSQFAPRMESAEG; this is translated from the coding sequence ATGACCGAACGCAAGACTCTCGGCGTCAGCAAGGCCGACGCGCCCAAAGCCGATGCCCGCAGCAGCTTCAACGTCACCGGTGCCCGTCTCGAGCGCCTCAAGGAACGCGCGCGCGATCAGCGCCGCAATCCCACCGAGGCGCAGGAGGCGCTCTGGGCCGAACTTTCCGGCTCGAAACTGGGCGGCGTCAAGTTCACGCGGCAGGCCGTCGTCGGCTCGGCAATCGTCGATTTCGCCTGTCCTTCGCGCTGGATCGTCGTTTCGCTTTCCACGGCCGACGCCAATCCGGAAGTCGAGACGCTGCAGGACAAGAAACTGTCCGATGTCGGCATCCGGGTCCTGCGCTTCAGCGAGGAAGCCGTGCTTGGCGACCGCGAAAGCGTGATGAAAACCATCGTCTCTGAAATCAACAAGCCGTTCGACAAGCGCAGCGCGCGCAGTCAGTTCGCTCCCAGGATGGAGAGCGCCGAAGGATGA
- the sufC gene encoding Fe-S cluster assembly ATPase SufC, whose translation MLKIDNLQATVAEKPILKGLSLEINPGEIHAIMGPNGAGKSTLGYTLGGRPGYEVTGGSVTFDGQDLFELEPHERAAAGLFLGFQYPVEIPGVSFVQFLREAANAQRKGRGEEPLSGGEFLKLAKEKAGLLRLDMDMLKRPVNVGFSGGEKKRAEMVQMGILDPKLAILDETDSGLDIDALRVCGEGINSIMRSADKAVLLITHYQRLLDYVKPDFVHVLANGRIVKSGGPELAHQLEAEGYEAVAA comes from the coding sequence ATGCTCAAGATCGATAACCTCCAGGCCACCGTAGCAGAAAAGCCGATCCTCAAGGGCCTCTCGCTCGAGATCAATCCCGGCGAGATCCATGCCATCATGGGGCCCAATGGCGCCGGCAAGTCGACTCTCGGCTACACGCTGGGCGGACGCCCCGGTTACGAAGTGACCGGCGGCTCGGTGACTTTCGACGGCCAGGACCTGTTCGAGCTGGAACCCCACGAACGCGCCGCGGCCGGCCTGTTCCTCGGCTTCCAGTATCCGGTCGAGATTCCTGGCGTCTCCTTCGTCCAGTTCCTGCGCGAGGCGGCCAATGCCCAGCGCAAGGGCAGGGGCGAGGAACCGCTGTCGGGCGGCGAATTCCTCAAGCTGGCCAAGGAAAAGGCCGGATTGCTGCGGCTCGACATGGACATGCTCAAGCGCCCGGTGAACGTCGGCTTTTCCGGCGGCGAGAAGAAACGCGCCGAAATGGTGCAGATGGGCATTCTCGATCCCAAGCTGGCGATCCTCGACGAGACCGACTCCGGCCTCGACATCGACGCGCTGCGGGTCTGCGGTGAAGGGATCAACTCGATCATGCGCAGCGCAGACAAGGCGGTGCTGCTGATCACCCACTACCAGCGGCTGCTCGATTACGTGAAGCCGGACTTCGTCCACGTCCTCGCCAATGGCCGCATCGTCAAGTCGGGCGGCCCCGAACTGGCCCACCAGCTCGAGGCCGAGGGCTACGAAGCGGTGGCTGCATGA